The proteins below come from a single Miscanthus floridulus cultivar M001 chromosome 1, ASM1932011v1, whole genome shotgun sequence genomic window:
- the LOC136494864 gene encoding small ribosomal subunit protein uS8my-like encodes MGRRILNDALRTMVNADRRGNATALLQPISGVMVSFLNIMKHRGYIKNFKVTDPHRVGKINVELHGRIKDCKALTYRQDLRAKEIEQYRVRMLPTRQWGYVVITTPNWCFGS; translated from the exons ATGGGGCGGCGGATCCTCAACGACGCTCTGCGCACGATGGTCAACGCAGACCGGCGGGGGAATGCGACGGCGCTTCTCCAGCCCATCTCCGGCGTCATGGTCTCCTTCCTCAACATCATGAAGCACCGAG GGTATATCAAAAACTTCAAGGTCACTGATCCGCATAGAGTTGGAAAAATTAATGTGGAGCTTCATGGACGTATTAAAGATTGCAAAGCTCTTACGTACAGGCAAGACCTCAGAGCTAAGGAAATAGAACAATACAGAGTTCGGATGCTCCCAACGCGGCAG TGGGGCTATGTTGTGATTACTACTCCGAACTGGTGTTTTGGATCATGA
- the LOC136494848 gene encoding glucan endo-1,3-beta-glucosidase 1-like isoform X2, translating to MVDVSWINYVLGHKRKLLQFGVGSVQLHILKLKFQQLVPICSFYVSICTAVTVVSVHAFPGFQIAAAALRQGQSIASERQFVLAAGSLDFQINNTRYSLTTTAVAINFLNLEFACSESDCCAIQGTGGCARPDEGLLSRASVAMNAYYQARGRNSWNCFFNGTGLITITDPSLGTYKYA from the exons ATG GTAGATGTTTCTTGGATAAACTATGTGCTTGGTCACAAAAGGAAGCTGCTGCAGTTTGGGGTTggttcagttcagttacacatactGAAACTAAAGTTTCAG CAGCTTGTGCCCATCTGTTCCTTCTATGTCTCTATATGTACAGCAGTGACAGTCGTCAGTGTTCATGCCTTCCCTGGTTTTCaaatagcagcagcagcactaaGACAAG GTCAGTCCATTGCCAGTGAGCGGCAATTTGTTCTGGCAGCTGGCAGCCTTGATTTTCAGATCAACAACACAAGGTATTCTTTAACAACAACAGCTGTAGCTATCAACTTTCTTAACCTGGAGTTCGCCTGCTCCGAGAGCGACTGTTGCGCCATCCAGGGCACTGGCGGCTGCGCCCGGCCAGACGAAGGCCTCCTGTCGCGGGCGTCGGTGGCCATGAACGCCTACTACCAGGCCCGGGGCAGGAACTCGTGGAACTGCTTCTTCAACGGCACCGGCCTCATCACCATCACTGACCCCA GTCTTGGCACCTACAAATATGCTTGA
- the LOC136463932 gene encoding protein NEGATIVE GRAVITROPIC RESPONSE OF ROOTS-like, whose product MGIINWMQSRFHGKTENRIFDGATATSSYRGAGAQERQQTIIQESEKRLDAEPWPQAGLLSIGTLGNEEPPLAAAQEQEQDLPEFTVEEVKKLQDALAMLLRRAKSKSSTRGSGAGAGEDRPPLDRFLNCPSCLEVDRRVQTTTKHGECDGHEGEGDLSPDTKIILTRARDLLDSGSGGGSIKQRSFKFLLKKMFACNGDFSAAPPRGLKDPVESRMEKFFRTVIGKKMNARSGNGSATSRKYFLEDGTKGKRRGGRRCGCREDEEEEEEREESCRWDRTDSEFIVLEI is encoded by the exons ATGGGG ATCATCAACTGGATGCAGAGCAGATTCCATGGGAAGACGGAGAACAGAATCTTCGATGGCGCAACCGCCACCAGTTCATATAGAG GCGCTGGAGCCCAAGAGAGACAACAGACGATCATTCAGGAATCAGAGAAGCGTCTCGACGCTGAGCCATGGCCTCAGGCTGGCCTCCTCTCCATCGGCACGCTCGGCAACGAGGAGCCTCCACTGGCGGcagcgcaggagcaggagcaggacctGCCGGAGTTCACCGTGGAGGAGGTGAAGAAGCTCCAGGACGCGCTGGCCATGCTCCTGCGGCGCGCCAAGTCCAAGTCGAGCACCCGTGGCTCCGGGGCCGGGGCCGGCGAGGACAGGCCGCCGCTGGACAGGTTCCTCAACTGCCCGTCCTGCCTGGAGGTGGACAGGAGGGTCCAGACGACGACGAAGCACGGCGAGTGCGACGGCCACGAAGGAGAAGGAGACCTCTCGCCGGACACCAAGATCATACTGACCAGGGCCAGGGACCTGCTcgacagcggcagcggcggcggcagcatcaAGCAGAGGTCGTTCAAGTTCCTGCTCAAGAAGATGTTCGCCTGCAATGGCGACTTCTCGGCGGCGCCGCCTCGGGGCTTGAAGGACCCAGTAGAGTCAAGAATGGAGAAG TTCTTCCGAACAGTGATTGGGAAGAAGATGAATGCCAGGTCGGGCAACGGATCGGCGACGTCGAGGAAATATTTCTTGGAGGATGGGACCAAAGGGAAGAGGCGAGGTGGTCGCCGTTGTGGTTGCcgagaggacgaggaggaggaggaggagagggaagagAGCTGCAGGTGGGACAGAACAGATTCTGAAT TCATTGTTTTGGAGATATGA
- the LOC136494848 gene encoding glucan endo-1,3-beta-glucosidase 1-like isoform X1, with translation MVDVSWINYVLGHKRKLLQFGVGSVQLHILKLKFQQLVPICSFYVSICTAVTVVSVHAFPGFQIAAAALRQAGQSIASERQFVLAAGSLDFQINNTRYSLTTTAVAINFLNLEFACSESDCCAIQGTGGCARPDEGLLSRASVAMNAYYQARGRNSWNCFFNGTGLITITDPSLGTYKYA, from the exons ATG GTAGATGTTTCTTGGATAAACTATGTGCTTGGTCACAAAAGGAAGCTGCTGCAGTTTGGGGTTggttcagttcagttacacatactGAAACTAAAGTTTCAG CAGCTTGTGCCCATCTGTTCCTTCTATGTCTCTATATGTACAGCAGTGACAGTCGTCAGTGTTCATGCCTTCCCTGGTTTTCaaatagcagcagcagcactaaGACAAG CAGGTCAGTCCATTGCCAGTGAGCGGCAATTTGTTCTGGCAGCTGGCAGCCTTGATTTTCAGATCAACAACACAAGGTATTCTTTAACAACAACAGCTGTAGCTATCAACTTTCTTAACCTGGAGTTCGCCTGCTCCGAGAGCGACTGTTGCGCCATCCAGGGCACTGGCGGCTGCGCCCGGCCAGACGAAGGCCTCCTGTCGCGGGCGTCGGTGGCCATGAACGCCTACTACCAGGCCCGGGGCAGGAACTCGTGGAACTGCTTCTTCAACGGCACCGGCCTCATCACCATCACTGACCCCA GTCTTGGCACCTACAAATATGCTTGA